One genomic segment of Bacteroidales bacterium includes these proteins:
- the radC gene encoding DNA repair protein RadC, whose product MEYKHKLNITDWAVEDRPREKLIKKGVISLSDAEILALLIGSGSQEETAVDLTKRILKDANNNLNELGRLSIHDLQKYKGIGEAKAIAIAAALELGKRRKLSEIINKKQIKSSQDIYERFQPRLMDLPHEEFWVIYLNRSNGITDEQKISQGGVTGTVTDVKIILKQAIEKLASGIILCHNHPSGNIRPSKADSNITHKLKNASAYLDIQVLDHVIVGENSYYSYADEGIL is encoded by the coding sequence ATGGAATACAAGCATAAATTAAACATTACGGACTGGGCTGTGGAAGACCGGCCCAGGGAAAAGCTGATCAAAAAAGGTGTCATCTCCCTTAGTGATGCCGAGATTCTGGCCCTGCTGATCGGCTCAGGAAGCCAGGAGGAAACAGCAGTGGACCTTACCAAACGCATACTGAAAGATGCCAATAACAACCTGAATGAACTGGGCAGATTATCCATCCATGATCTGCAAAAATACAAAGGCATTGGAGAAGCCAAGGCCATAGCCATTGCTGCTGCTCTGGAACTGGGCAAGAGAAGAAAGCTCTCGGAAATTATCAACAAAAAACAGATCAAATCAAGCCAGGATATATATGAACGTTTTCAGCCCAGGCTAATGGATCTCCCCCACGAAGAATTTTGGGTGATCTATCTGAACCGTTCCAACGGGATCACGGATGAACAGAAAATCAGCCAGGGAGGCGTTACAGGGACTGTAACAGATGTAAAGATCATACTGAAGCAGGCCATCGAAAAACTGGCGAGCGGAATCATCCTGTGCCACAATCATCCCTCAGGCAATATCCGCCCGAGCAAAGCAGACTCCAACATCACACACAAACTCAAAAATGCCTCGGCCTATCTCGATATCCAGGTGCTCGATCATGTTATTGTGGGTGAAAACTCTTATTATAGCTACGCTGACGAAGGAATATTATGA